Proteins found in one Triticum aestivum cultivar Chinese Spring chromosome 4D, IWGSC CS RefSeq v2.1, whole genome shotgun sequence genomic segment:
- the LOC123099633 gene encoding dirigent protein 22: MAKGAVMLLVLFTVLSAVSEAHRPGNRALAHGRRPGADPAAPTHLHFYFHDSSRGASPSAMRVAGPANVPLQTLFGAVYVMDDPLTERPELGSAAVGRAQGVYIGADQTAMGFLQVMNLVLTSGPYNGSSLTVLGRNNPLADVREMPITGGTGAFRFARGYAQARTHTMDLKTGDANVEYNVYVMH, from the coding sequence ATGGCCAAGGGAGCGGTGatgcttcttgttctcttcacggTGCTGTCCGCCGTGAGTGAGGCCCATAGGCCCGGTAACAGGGCCCTAGCCCATGGGCGTCGCCCGGGGGCCGACCCAGCTGCACCGACACACCTCCACTTCTACTTCCACGACAGCTCGAGGGGTGCGTCCCCATCGGCGATGCGGGTGGCAGGGCCGGCGAATGTGCCATTGCAAACCCTTTTCGGCGCCGTGTACGTTATGGACGACCCGCTGACGGAGAGGCCGGAGCTCGGGTCAGCGGCCGTGGGACGGGCCCAGGGCGTCTACATAGGGGCGGACCAGACAGCAATGGGCTTCCTGCAGGTCATGAACCTCGTGCTCACCTCCGGCCCCTACAACGGCAGCTCGCTCACCGTGCTCGGCCGCAACAACCCGCTTGCCGACGTCCGTGAGATGCCCATCACCGGCGGCACCGGCGCCTTCCGATTCGCCCGCGGGTACGCGCAGGCCCGGACCCACACGATGGACCTCAAGACCGGCGACGCCAATGTCGAGTACAACGTTTATGTCATGCATTAG
- the LOC123096265 gene encoding uncharacterized protein: MASHRPAPPFSTIEEGNGLAHPSGTPLCPQIRPSEAVAGMASHRPAPRFSTIEEGNGLAHPNGTSFRPQIRPSEAVAGMASHRPAPRFSTIEEGNGLAHPSGTPLRPHIRPSEAVSGMASHRPAPPFSIIEEGNGLAHPSGTPLRPHIRPSEAIAGMASHRSTPPFSTIEEGNGLAHPSGTPLRPQICPSEAVAGMASHRPAPPFFTIEEGNGLAHPSGTPLCPQIHPSEAVAGMASHRRRVQFLTQIHAVEKGDGLAHPHGMCVHPQIQAGEEVGAVGTASHRYNTHLFSEIHPIEEDNGLTHPRGTPLRPQIHPSEEVGGMASHRRSACLLSQIHTIEECDELAHPCGMCVSPQIQAGEEDIGTTRRRRQRHRGTSSEAPSSLPDNDDILREIFLRLPSDLYSYPRASAICKRWRGLLIDPKFLCQFYAHHRKPPLLGIFENCSKEGMVFTPIPPLVADYISPERFSLGRPRLTYVLDCRHGRVLIEDLEQKYLIVCDPITSEKCRVALPCKFKWSFVGAVLCTAGYKGPSSPFKVVLVSWDGVDNQLLAYVYSSMTDTWGNLISVEAPDNTYFHGCRSTLVGNVLYWPVMNGRGTILEFDLDSQNLTMIKGPPGMNDTGNFQIIQAEDGAVGLAMLSYHNLQMWQRKVNCQGVCIWLLQKTVSLHKLLKIPPRGNKRIKWQDKFLGYEEDNDVIFLYRYESVYMVQLKSMQFRKFNGTRSREYRECCYPFTGFFPPGTTITSGCKEAEMLG; this comes from the exons ATGGCCAGCCATCGCCCTGCTCCTCCTTTCTCCACCATTGAAGAGGGCAACGGATTGGCCCACCCAAGCGGCACGCCCCTCTGTCCCCAGATCCGCCCAAGTGAGGCGGTTGCTGGAATGGCCAGCCATCGCCCTGCTCCTCGTTTCTCCACCATTGAAGAGGGCAACGGATTGGCCCACCCAAACGGCACGTCCTTCCGTCCCCAGATCCGCCCAAGTGAGGCGGTTGCTGGAATGGCCAGCCATCGCCCTGCTCCTCGTTTCTCCACCATTGAAGAGGGGAACGGATTGGCCCACCCAAGCGGCACGCCCCTCCGTCCCCATATCCGCCCAAGTGAGGCGGTTTCTGGAATGGCCAGCCATCGCCCTGCTCCTCCTTTCTCCATCATTGAAGAGGGCAACGGATTGGCCCACCCAAGCGGCACACCCCTCCGTCCCCATATCCGCCCAAGTGAGGCGATTGCTGGAATGGCCAGCCATcgctctactcctcctttctccaCCATTGAAGAGGGCAACGGATTGGCCCACCCAAGCGGCACGCCCCTCCGTCCCCAGATCTGCCCAAGTGAGGCGGTTGCTGGAATGGCCAGCCATCGCCCTGCTCCTCCTTTCTTCACCATTGAAGAGGGCAACGGATTGGCCCACCCAAGCGGCACGCCCCTCTGTCCCCAGATCCACCCAAGTGAGGCGGTTGCTGGAATGGCCAGCCATCGCCGCAGGGTGCAATTCCTTACCCAGATCCATGCCGTCGAGAAGGGTGACGGACTTGCCCACCCGCATGGCATGTGTGTTCATCCCCAGATCCAGGCCGGTGAGGAGGTTGGTGCCGTCGGAACGGCCAGCCACCGCTACAACACACACCTCTTTTCTGAGATCCACCCCATTGAGGAGGACAACGGATTGACCCACCCACGCGGCACGCCTCTTCGTCCTCAGATCCACCCAAGTGAAGAGGTTGGTGGAATGGCCAGCCACCGCCGCAGCGCATGCCTCCTTTCCCAGATCCACACCATCGAGGAGTGTGACGAACTTGCCCACCCATGTGGCATGTGCGTCAGTCCCCAGATCCAGGCTGGTGAGGAGGATATTGGAACAACTCGTCGCAGACGTCAACGCCACCGCGGCACCTCGTCGGAGGCACCCTCCTCCCTGCCGGACAACGATGATATACTCAGGGAGATCTTTCTCCGCCTCCCCTCAGACCTGTACTCATATCCCCGAGCGTCTGCCATCTGCAAGCGCTGGCGAGGCCTCCTCATCGACCCCAAGTTCCTCTGCCAGTTCTACGCACACCACCGCAAGCCGCCGCTCCTCGGCATCTTCGAGAACTGCAGCAAGGAAGGTATGGTGTTCACCCCCATTCCGCCCCTAGTTGCCGACTACATCTCTCCGGAGCGCTTCTCCCTTGGACGTCCCCGACTTACCTATGTGCTCGACTGCCGCCACGGTCGCGTACTTATCGAAGACCTGGAGCAGAAATACCTCATTGTGTGCGACCCCATCACAAGTGAGAAGTGTCGCGTGGCTCTTCcatgcaagttcaagtggagcttTGTCGGAGCGGTGCTCTGCACAGCCGGCTACAAGGGGCCCTCCAGCCCCTTCAAGGTGGTATTGGTGTCCTGGGATGGCGTGGATAATCAACTCCTCGCCTACGTTTACTCCTCGATGACTGACACATGGGGCAATCTCATATCAGTTGAGGCTCCAGATAATACTTATTTTCATGGTTGTCGTAGCACCCTCGTTGGCAATGTCCTTTACTGGCCAGTTATGAATGGGAGAGGTACAATACTTGAGTTTGATTTGGACAGCCAGAACCTTACCATGATCAAGGGGCCTCCTGGTATGAATGATACTGGCAACTTTCAGATCATCCAGGCAGAGGATGGCGCCGTTGGTCTTGCCATGTTGTCCTATCATAACCTTCAAATGTGGCAGAGGAAGGTCAATTGTCAAGGTGTTTGCATATGGTTGTTGCAGAAAACGGTTTCATTGCACAAGCTTCTTAAGATCCCTCCTCGGGGCAATAAAAGGATCAAATGGCAGGACAAATTTCTGGGCTATGAAGAGGATAACGATGTAATCTTTTTATATAGATACGAAAGTGTCTATATGGTTCAACTCAAGTCAATGCAATTCAGGAAATTTAATGGAACCCGTTCCAGGGAGTATAGGGAGTGTTGTTATCCTTTCACGGGTTTCTTCCCACCAG GCACAACCATTACTAGTGGATGTAAAGAAGCTGAAATGTTAGGATGA